Proteins encoded in a region of the Gallalistipes aquisgranensis genome:
- a CDS encoding OstA-like protein, with protein MSVRGFFAGVFGCMVLASMALPQQPSGGRMAQDTVAGKGHSGESAVPAAESDTVRNAAARKAGTDRSGTSPAQSTRRVVDFEADVMRPVKIGDSSVLNLLGNVIFYHNGAVITCDSAIRYNAKRMECFKNVVINKDSTYIYGDRADYNGDLNIARVYGPIIKMVDGDATLYTYNFSFNTLDNIGQYSGGGTMSQKDNLLESKRGYYYADTRDMICVEQVEIRNPDYRIKSDSAGYNMDTEIATFYLKTYIWNEKGEILSADRGSYDRKTADYRFTSDAYILTRNQELWADSLDYNSATEDAVLRSDIQLRDEEHKVIAFGDYGLYWGGRQEAMLTKEPAMVNYDPKQDTLYMRSDSMFLYTVPHGEGRIIDSLVETSDEELIDSLPADTTLRSGDGLTEATEQTVVTEDIPQPGQEKIEESIDTSGGGPAPLTKEERKRLKAEEKRLKRAAKEAARAARQGKKNVLEEPGDPEESGKGNVPADSLSLRRDERAGQEVAADTLAERTTLVTPARIEADSLLAATPADTTAQDSVDRIVRAYHNVRIFRSDFQAVCDSLVAFSYDSTAHLYIDPVLWSENNQVISEIIDIYSRNQQIEKAVFVGEPIMISQVDSAHFNQVKGKVIEALFRNNEIYRTDVNGNGQTYYYMTEDDRPDDIIGFLVAECADISFFMEEKQVTSIVYRGSPVYSIYPMDKIPEEQEQFLPGFKWLPERRPLLKDVFTRTIRPSQRERYESMPQPSFPLTDAIMRHKEQMIRDGVWRERNDRISVDAQNFIRGLGY; from the coding sequence ATGTCGGTACGCGGTTTTTTCGCAGGAGTGTTCGGTTGCATGGTGTTGGCAAGCATGGCTTTGCCCCAGCAGCCGTCCGGCGGGCGCATGGCGCAGGATACGGTGGCGGGAAAGGGACATTCCGGGGAATCGGCCGTTCCGGCGGCGGAATCCGATACGGTCCGGAATGCTGCCGCACGAAAGGCGGGGACGGACCGTTCGGGAACCTCCCCCGCACAGAGTACCCGGCGGGTGGTCGATTTCGAGGCGGACGTGATGCGTCCGGTCAAGATCGGAGACTCCTCGGTGCTCAACCTGCTGGGCAACGTGATTTTCTACCATAACGGGGCCGTTATTACCTGCGACAGCGCCATCCGTTACAACGCCAAGCGGATGGAGTGCTTCAAGAACGTGGTCATCAACAAGGATTCCACCTATATCTACGGTGACCGTGCCGATTACAACGGCGACCTGAACATTGCCCGGGTGTACGGTCCGATCATCAAGATGGTGGACGGCGACGCCACCCTCTACACCTATAATTTTTCATTCAACACGCTCGACAATATCGGCCAGTACAGCGGCGGCGGCACGATGAGCCAGAAGGACAATCTGCTGGAATCGAAGCGGGGCTACTATTATGCCGACACGCGCGACATGATCTGCGTGGAGCAGGTGGAGATACGCAACCCCGACTACCGGATCAAGTCCGATTCGGCCGGCTACAACATGGATACCGAGATCGCTACCTTCTATCTCAAGACCTATATCTGGAATGAGAAGGGGGAGATTCTGAGCGCGGACCGCGGCTCCTACGACCGCAAGACGGCCGATTACCGTTTCACTTCCGACGCCTATATCTTGACACGGAACCAGGAGTTGTGGGCCGACAGCCTCGACTACAACAGTGCGACGGAGGATGCCGTCCTGCGGAGCGATATCCAGCTCCGGGACGAGGAGCACAAGGTGATCGCGTTCGGGGATTACGGGCTCTACTGGGGCGGCCGGCAGGAAGCCATGCTGACGAAAGAGCCCGCGATGGTCAATTACGATCCCAAACAGGATACGCTCTACATGCGGTCCGACTCCATGTTTCTCTATACGGTGCCTCACGGGGAGGGCCGGATCATCGATTCGCTCGTGGAGACGAGCGACGAGGAACTGATAGACTCCCTGCCGGCCGATACGACGCTGCGCTCCGGTGACGGGCTTACCGAGGCGACCGAGCAGACCGTCGTGACCGAGGATATTCCCCAGCCCGGACAGGAGAAGATCGAGGAGTCGATCGATACGAGCGGGGGCGGTCCCGCCCCGCTGACTAAAGAGGAGCGGAAACGGCTGAAAGCCGAGGAGAAACGATTGAAACGGGCGGCGAAAGAGGCTGCCCGTGCAGCCCGTCAGGGGAAGAAAAACGTGTTGGAAGAGCCCGGAGACCCGGAAGAGTCGGGAAAAGGCAACGTCCCGGCCGACTCTCTCTCCCTCAGACGGGACGAACGGGCGGGGCAGGAGGTGGCGGCCGACACGCTGGCCGAACGGACGACGCTCGTCACTCCTGCCCGGATCGAAGCCGATTCGCTGCTCGCGGCGACTCCGGCCGATACGACCGCGCAGGACTCCGTGGACCGGATCGTGCGGGCTTATCACAACGTGCGTATCTTCCGTTCCGACTTCCAGGCGGTGTGCGACTCGCTGGTGGCGTTCTCTTACGATTCGACGGCCCACCTCTACATCGACCCCGTCCTGTGGAGCGAGAACAACCAGGTCATTTCGGAGATCATCGACATCTATTCCCGCAACCAGCAGATCGAAAAGGCCGTGTTCGTGGGCGAGCCCATTATGATTTCACAGGTGGATTCGGCCCATTTCAACCAGGTGAAGGGCAAGGTGATCGAGGCCCTGTTCCGCAATAACGAAATCTACCGTACCGATGTCAACGGTAACGGACAGACTTATTATTACATGACGGAAGACGACCGTCCCGACGATATCATCGGGTTCCTGGTGGCCGAGTGTGCCGACATTTCGTTTTTCATGGAGGAGAAACAGGTCACCAGCATCGTGTATCGGGGCAGTCCTGTCTATTCGATCTATCCGATGGACAAGATTCCCGAGGAGCAGGAGCAGTTCCTTCCCGGCTTCAAATGGCTGCCCGAGCGGCGTCCCCTGCTGAAGGACGTTTTCACCCGTACGATCCGGCCCTCGCAGCGGGAGCGGTACGAGTCGATGCCCCAGCCCTCCTTCCCTCTGACCGATGCGATCATGCGCCATAAGGAGCAGATGATCCGCGACGGAGTATGGCGCGAGCGGAACGACCGGATCAGCGTCGATGCGCAGAACTTTATCCGCGGTCTGGGATATTGA
- a CDS encoding DUF4294 domain-containing protein gives MNGRLLLLTVLLICTVSGASAQRHGKGYYNQRVEVQGSDTIPVIDMWPVYVFKRPIDMRRYARLVRNVKKVYPIAIAAREKLRETEEHLLTLKSKRAQQAYIKQVEKELKAEYTPVLKRMTFSQGKILIKLIDRETDRTSYELVKQLRGSFSAFFWQGVARIFGANLKDRYDKEGEDKVIEQIIMLYEAGLI, from the coding sequence ATGAACGGACGGCTACTCCTGCTTACGGTTCTTCTGATCTGTACCGTCTCCGGAGCCTCGGCCCAGAGGCACGGAAAGGGGTACTACAACCAGCGGGTCGAGGTTCAGGGAAGCGACACGATCCCCGTGATCGACATGTGGCCGGTGTACGTATTCAAACGTCCGATCGACATGCGCCGTTACGCCCGCCTGGTGCGCAACGTGAAAAAAGTCTACCCCATCGCCATCGCGGCCCGCGAAAAACTGCGCGAAACGGAAGAGCACCTGCTCACCCTCAAAAGCAAACGGGCACAGCAGGCCTATATCAAACAGGTGGAAAAGGAACTCAAGGCAGAATACACGCCCGTCCTGAAACGCATGACCTTTTCCCAGGGGAAAATCCTCATCAAACTGATCGACCGGGAGACCGACCGCACCTCCTACGAACTGGTAAAACAACTCAGGGGCAGTTTCAGCGCCTTTTTCTGGCAGGGAGTCGCCCGCATTTTCGGAGCCAACCTCAAGGACCGCTACGACAAGGAAGGAGAAGACAAGGTCATCGAACAGATCATCATGCTCTACGAAGCGGGGCTTATCTAA